TAATGCTTCATTATTTCATCGTTTGGATAAGATTGAAATCAGGCAATTAGAAACCGACCAAAAGATTGAGGAAATATTTAAGGCATTGGAAAGCGACAAGCTCCACAGCGAAAAAGGTATTTTCTATAACGGACAGGTTTTTGATGCTTATACCTTTGTTTCGGATATTATCCGAAGTGCCGAAAGCTCCATTATCCTGCTCGATAATTATGTGGACGATACGGTACTGACTTTATTGGGCAAACGCAGTACGAATGTAACTGCCACCATATATACCAAATCTATCAGCAATCAATTACGGCTGGATTTACAACGGTACAACAGCCAATATCCTTCGATTGAAGTTGAGATTTTCTCCGATGCTCACGACCGATTTTTGATTATTGACGGTACGGAGCTGTACCATATCGGAGCATCACTCAAAGACCTGGGCAAAAAATGGTTTGCCTTTTCACGAATGGATATTGAAGTCGGCAGGATGCTTCAAATCCTTAATAAATAGTAAACCCTCCAAATTCGGAGGGTTTTATTATTATACTTTAGAAGCTTCCAAAGATGCTTTTCTAAATTCTTTTAGCAATTTTTCAAGTTCTAAAGAAGTTTTACGAGCTCTTGTACCTGCTGCTTTATTTCCTTTTTCTGCCTGTAATTCTGCATCAGCTTTTAACGTTTCAAAACTTGTGCTGATTTTTTCGATTAGTTCTTTCATTATGATATTGTATATATATTTCTAAAGGGCAAAAATACACTTTTCTGTTTTAAGTAAGGTAGAAATACGACAAATCCTACCTATCAAAGCCAATTCCTGCCACTTCTGTAAATGCTCCTATCTACTGCTATAATTTTAGGCTTTAAGTAAAATTCTAAACAAAATATAGTATGAGTACACAGCAAAAAGACTTGTCGTATTACCGTTTACGACTGCAAGAACACCTTAATAGTAGCTTTCCCGAAAAAGCACACGACCACAAATTTATCGACCAGCGTTCTTCGTGGGCTGCCAACGCCTACGAGGGTGCTTTCCGTTCGGGAAATACCATTGAGCACTGCAACGAGATAGCCAATTATATACTTTTCGAGGGCTTGCACTTCTCCAAATTTGATACGGTTTTTCAGGTCGTGTGCAATGAGTTCGACACCATTATGGCAGACGAGGAACTGCGACCATTTGCACTGAAAATGTTCCCTGTTTGTGAAGCTGTTTTTTCAAAGTATCAACTAACCGATGATTTCGCCTACGGGTATGAGTTTGATGTCCTCTACACCGAACTGACGGGAACAATCGCAATATGGATACAGGAAAATGGGCTTCAGTAAAAAGCAACATATCCAACAGAATATTGATGCCCTGCGAATTGCTTTTAAACTGGAAAAGGAGAAACGGCAAGCGACCGCAGAGGAAAGACTGCTAATGATGCAATACAGCGGATTTGGCGGTCTTAAATTCGTTCTGAACCCCATAGCGAACGAAATAGACATCAACCATTGGCGGAAAACCGAACACGATTTATTCCCGATTACGCAGGAACTCCACCAACTACTCAAAGAAAATTCTACGGACGAAAAGCAATACCGCCGGTATGTGGACAGTATGAAAAGTTCGGTACTGACCGCTTTTTATACACCGCCGGAGGTTATCAACGCTATATCCTCAACATTGAGGGATAGCGGTCTGAACATTGACAAATTCCTCGACCCCTCCGCAGGTATCGGGTCTTTTGTTCAGTCCTTTGCAGAGAGCCAAACCAAAGTTACAGCCTATGAAAAGGATTTATTGACGGGCAAAATATTAAAACACCTTTATCCTGAAAGCAATATACGTGTGAGTGGCTTTGAGGAAATCTCCGAAAAGGAACACAACGCCTATGATGTAATTGCAAGCAATATCCCTTTCGGCGATACTTCCGTGTTTGACCTTTCGTTTTCCCGAAGTAAGGATAGTGCAAAAATACAAGCTGCCCGAAGCATCCATAATTATTTCTTTTTGAAAGGAAATGATATGCTCCGGGAGGGCGGTTTGCAGGCATTCATTACCTCGCAGGGGATTTTAAACAGTCCGAAGAATGAGCCGATACGCAGGGCGTTAATGGAAAACAATAATTTGGTTTCGGTTGTGCGGCTGCCAAACAATCTGTTTACAGAATATGCAGGTACAGAGGTTGGAAGCGATTTGATAATCCTGCAAAAGAATACGGCAAAACAAAGCCTGACCGAAACGGAAGAACTGTTTTGCCAAAGCAAGCAAACCAAATACAATACGCCAAGCAATGCTTACTTTCAAAATGGTACAAGGGTCATACATACCGACCGTAAAATAGATACCGACCCTTATGGACAACCCGCAATCATCTATACCCATAAAGACGGTGTTGCCGGAATTGCCAAAGATTTGAAACAGATGCTTTCCGAAGATTTTGGAAAGCACCTGAGTTTGGATTTGTATAAAGGCGAACGGAACGATGAGCCAATCGTACAAATTCCGGTACAGTCAACGCCTCCAGTCATTGAGCGTGAAATTATTCAGCCGGAACAACCTCGTTTTACCCCACCGAACATAGTACAGGAAAGTCCGCAAGAACTAACACAACTAAGCATTTTCGACCTGTTTGAAAATATGAGCGAACCTGTAATGGCAGTTGCTCCACCCAAAAGAACCACGCAAGCCAAAAGACAAACCGTTAACAAAAGACGAGGTGCGATAGGTCGCCAAACTGACTTGTTCGGTGGGGCGATGCAACAACCTTACACGCCTCCTGCTCCCAATGGCACGGTCAATAGAACAAGTCAAGCCAACGGCAATAAACGGGAAGTAATCGGAGATTTGTTTTCGCAACAAAACGGGAATGGCCAAGCTGACAAACCAGCTATTCCCGTGGCTGTTCCTGATACCATTCCCGAACCTGCCTTATACAGTCAGGAATTGCAACCGTACCACCGTAACGACTGCCTTGTCGTGGATAACGGCTGGGTCGGTCATTTGCAGGAGGTCGATAAGGAAAACGGAACGGCAATGTTCCACCCGTTGCAACTGCCGTCAGCCCAAAGAGCAAGAGCCGAAGCCTATATCGCTGTACGTGATACCTATAATGACCTGTATCAAAAAGAAGCCGAAAAGCAAACAGAACATAAAGAGGAAAGAGAAAAACTGAACAGCCTGTATGATGCCTTTGTCAAAGAGTACAGCAACCTGAACAGTGCCGATAATATCAAGCTGATTAAAACGGATAGTGCCGGAAAAGAAATCCCGTATTTGGAGCGTGTAAAAGGCGGTATCGTTCAGAAAGCAGATATATTCAGCCACCCCGTAAGTTTCTCCACTACAACATTAGCAACCGACAATCCGCAGGAAGCATTAGCGGCATCGCTGAACAAATTTGGAACAGTGGATTTGGACTATATGTCCGAAATCAGCAATATGACCTCCGATGCCCTGAAAGAGCATTTGCACGGTCGTATTTTTTACAACCCGTTGGAAAAGGAGTATGAGATTGCCGAACGCTGGATAGCTGGTAACGTGGTGGAGAAAGCCAAAGAAATCAGAACCTACGTTGAGCAAAATCCCGAAGATAAGGAAGCCAGACAAAGCCTTACGGTATTAGAGGAAGCCCGACCAAGACGTATCGAATTTGAGGAGCTGGACTTCAACCTCGGCGAACGCTGGATACCCACAGGCGTTTACGCCAAATTTGCCTCGCACCTGTTTGATGCAGATGTAAAAATCCACTATTCGGACAGCTCCGATGATTTTTCGGTCATCTGTAATCAGGGAAACCAAAATATTTGGGTCAAGTATGCGGTCAAGGCAGAAAGCCGGACTTTTGACGGCGTTGCCCTGCTGAAACACGCCCTTGTTAATACCACGCCGGATATTACCAAGAAAATCAAGGTTGGCGACCAGGAAGTCAAGGTCAAGGATATGGAGGCTATACAAATGGCTAATTCCAAAATTGACGAAATCCGCACCGCTTTTACCGATTGGCTACACGCTCAAAGTGATGAGTTTAAAACCCGACTGACCGACCAATACAACGATACCTTTAACTGCTTTGTCCGTCCGAACTATGACGGCTCTCATCAGGACTTTGCAGGCTTAGACCGCAAAGCGTTGGGTATCGAAGACCTGTACAATAGCCAAAAGGACACCGTTTGGATGATTAAGCTCAACAACGGGGCTATCTGTGACCACGAGGTCGGTGCTGGGAAAACATTGGTTATGTGTACGGCAGCACAGGAAATGAAGCGTTTGGGCTTGGCACACAAACCAATGATAATCGGATTAAAAAGTAATGTACACGAAATCGCAGAAGCCTACCGCACCGCCTATCCGCACGCTAAAATACTGTTTCCAGGAAAGGAAGATTTCACTCCCCAAAAACGCCTGCGGATATTCGGGGATATTAAAAACAACGATTGGGATTGTGTGATTTTGACCCACGACCAATTCGGAATGATACCCCAAAGCCCCGAAATTCAAAAGGAAATCCTCGAAATAGAATTGGATAACGTGGAGCGAAACCTGTACGCAATGGAGGCAGACGGTGCGGAAGTAACAAGAGGTATGCTTGCCGGAGCCATCAAGCGAAAGGATAATCTCGAAGTCAAGCTAAAGACTTTACAGCACGATATTGAGAACCGGAAAGATGATATTGTCGATTTCAAAATGATGGGCATAGACCATTTGTTTATCGACGAGAGCCACCAATTCAAAAATTTGATGTTCAATACCCGTCACAGCCGTGTAGCCGGATTGGGTAATGTGGACGGTAGCCAAAAAGCGATGAACCTGCTTTTTGCTATCCGTACCATTCAGGAGCGAACCGATGCGGATATGGGGGCAACCTTTCTTTCGGGAACGACCATCAGCAATTCATTGACTGAATTGTACCTCCTGTTCAAATACTTGCGACCACGGGCATTGGAGAAACAAGGCATTAACTGTTTTGATGCGTGGGCAGCGATTTACGCACGTAAAACGACCGATTATGAATTTTCGGTAGCGAACAATATCGTGGCAAAAGAACGCTTCCGTTATTTCATCAAGGTACCGGAGCTGGCACAGTTCTACTCGGAAATCACGGATTATAGGACGGCAAAGGATATAGGCATTGACCGCCCCGAAAAAAAAGAAATCCTGTACAATATTCCGCCTACGCCTGACCAAGCGGAGTTTATTCAGAACCTAATGGAGTTTGCCAAATCAGGCGATGCGACTTTGCTCGGCAGACACCCATTGTCAAAATCAGAAGAAAAAGCGAAAATGCTTATCGCTACGGACTACGCCCGTAAGATGTCTTTGGATATGCGAATGGTAAGCGGCATTTATGAAGACCACCCCGACAATAAAGCCTCGCATTGTGCCAATAATATTGCGAAGTATTACAACAAATATAACGCACAGAAAGGTACACAATTCGTGTTCTCTGATTTGGGAACGTACAAGCCGAACGAATGGAATGTGTACTCGGAAATCAAACGCAAGCTCGTGGAAGACCACGACATACCTGCGAATGAAGTCCGGTTTATTCAGGAAGCCAAAACGGACAAACAACGTAAGGAATTGATTAAGGGAATGAACGAGGGCAAAATCCGTGTGCTGTTTGGTTCTACAAGTATGTTGGGTACAGGTGTCAATGCACAGAAAAGAGCCGTTGCCGTTCATCATTTAGATACGCCTTGGCGACCAAGCGACCTTGCCCAGCGTGATGGTCGGGCAATCCGCAAAGGCAATGAAATTGCCAAACATTTTGCCGATAACAAATTAGATGTAATCATTTATGCCGTTGAGAAATCGTTGGATAGTTACAAATTCAATTTGCTGTTTAACAAACAGCTATTTATCGACCAATTAAAATCCAATAATCTCGGCAAGCGAACCATTGATGAGGGCAGTATGGACGAAAAATCGGGTATGAATTTCTCCGAATACGTGGCAATCCTGTCAGGAAATACAGATTTGTTGGATAAGGCAAGAGTTGAAAAACAGATTGCCGGACTGGAAAGCGAAAAGCAGGCGTTTACCCGCTCTAAGTATAGTGCTAAATCCAAATTGGAAAACTATACGGAAGAATTTAACGCAGCTCAATCACGCCTCAACCGAATGACAACCGATTGGGATAACTTACAGCAACGCATACAAAAACGGCAGGACGGAAAAATCTTAAACCCTGTTCAGTTGGACGGCTTGTCGCCCAATGCGAATGTCAAACAGATTGGAACCAAGCTCAACGAGATTTCGGACAAAGCCCGTACAGGTGGGGATTATCAGGAGATTGGCAGTTTGTACGGATTTCAGCTATTGGTTAAAACGGAAATATCGCAAAAAGACGGCGTAGATATTCGGGTAAACCGCTTTTTCATACAGGGAGAGGGAAATATTAAGTACAATCACAATTTCGGAGTGATTGCCAAAGACCCTGAAACCGCCTCCCTAAACTTTTTGAGGGCATTGGAGAAACTGCCGTCCTATATGGCAAAGGAGCGGGAAAGCATTGCTAATTATCAAAAGGATATACCGATACTTCAGGAGGTTGTTAATGGTACGTGGTCTAAAGAAAACCGATTGAGCGAACTGAAAACGGAGCTGGCAGCTATTGAGCGAAAAATACAGTTATCCATCACTCCTGAACCTAAAGAAGATGCTGTGGAGCAGACCGAAAAACAGAAAGAAACGCAAAAGGTTTCAGAGAGCATTGTACGGACAAAGGGTATTCATCTGCCTCGTGGGGTATTGTAATGTAATCTAAAAGTAACCACTATTTTTCGTCCTCTTCGTCCATTTTCCTAATCAAGGCATCACGCAAACTGTCCAGAAATTTGGTACGGTTTATTTTCCGGGATTTAAGTTCCATAAACGTATGATAGAAATCGCCCAAACTGATATTGAAGGTATTTTCAAATGTTTTGGCGATGGCTATTATATCGGCATTGCCAAAAGCACCCTGCGAATGCAGTGCGTAAATCAATTCGGTTAATGCTGTTTTGCTCTCTGCCCAGTTTAACGAAGCGTGGTAGCGTGATTTCCGCTGGTTGTTGTTATTCAGTTGGTCTTCAATATAGACTTGTATCAGGTCATTGGCGATAATCTTTGCTGCCTTATAATCGTGGGAAGTGGAAAACCTATGGTCGGTTTCAAAATACACCGTATCCAGGCTCAATTTTATGTCGTGTTTGCCACGCAAAAACAGCTTCTCATCAATAAATGTATTATTGGTGCGGTAGTATTTATAAAATTCAATATTATTGTCAAAATACTTTTTGAGCTTTCTCAACTCTTCGTTGAAATGTTTCCTGATTGCCTTTGTTTCATTAGGCTTTTTTGTTTCGATTTTATAAATGGCATTGTAGTAAATGAGTTTTGCGACAATGGCTGGCTTCTGATGTTTGAAGAAATGAATTTCGGCATCAGTATTCTTAAACCCGTTCTTCAGTACGTACTCTTTTACTTCAGATAAAGATTTAACGATAAGTTCTATAATGATTTCAATACGTTGTATAGAGTGTTCCGATTCGATTTCTATATCCTGAATGTCGTGTTCAAGTTTATGTAGTATTTTATTATAGGTTACATCCATAGCTTTAATTAAATGTGAAAAAACAGACCAATGCATTTAACAAACTTTACCTGGATGCTTCAATAGCTTTTAGTAATTCCTTTATTTCTAATGGCTTTAACACCCCGTTGTATCTGAACAAAACCTGATATTTAGTATCTAATAAAACCCAGGTAGGGAAAGCAACTTTTTCTGAACCATTTAAAGCTACAGCAAGCTCGTGAATACCCGATGACAACCCTGTAGGTTTGTATTGAAAGGTTTTCTGTTGAAACACAATATCATCTTTGCCTTCGGCATTGAATATTACATAGTAGAACTTGTCGGACTGCATTAAGAAATCCTTATTCTTTTCTAATTGATTTTTTTGCATCTGGCAGTACTTGCACCAGTCTGTTGAAAGCAATATCAGTATTGGCTTTTCTTTTTTTAACATCAGGCTATCTACATCCTCAATGGCAAAAGTTTTCATTTGGGCAGTAGCGATACTGCCCAAAAAGAAAACCATAATAATAACTAATCCAAATCTATTTACTAAGCTCATTAATTAATACAGATTATAACGGAAACCTAAGAAGCCTCTTATTCCCTGATTAGGTCCATATACATACGATGGGTCAAAAGTCAATCCATAAGGATTGTCAGGCGTTACCATTGCCTGTCCGTTTCCGTCAAATTGAACATTATTGTCAAACGGGTCATTGGCTCTTGCTATGATAAACGGATTGCCTTTGTTTGGTGTCCAGTTCAAAAGGTTTTTAACACCACCATAGATTTCAATATTCTTACCAACTTTCTTTGTTAATTGAATATTCTGTATGCTCCACCAAGGGGAATATTCGCTACGGGGGTCGGTGTCGCTCAATAAAGGTAAACGCATTGGTCCATACAGGTTACCTGTATAATCCACGGTCAATCCTATGCCTTTGAATGTGTACCCAATATTCCAGGTTCCTGTAAATTTCTCGGTAAATAATTGTCTTACTTTTTCGCCTTCCTCTTTACTATACACATCCATAGCAGTTGCTCCGGCTAAAATTTTCAAACCATTAGGGAAAGCTACATCTATGTTTAATGATATACCCTGTGACACAGCGTGACCATCTAAATTGTCATAAATAATTTTGTTAGGGTCAGTATCATAGTCTGCTATGATTTTATTATTAAAATAGGTGTAAAATGCGGTGGCATCTAATCCGATAAATGTACTTCCTGCATAAATCTTTTTTACGAAGTTCAGATTACCATTCCACGAAGTTTCCGGTTTTAAATCATTAATAAAAACGACCTCTCTTGCTCCGGTTAAAGCTGCGTGGTCTTCGGTGAATACGTTAGCAACCCTGTAACCATTACCAAAACTTAAACGTAATACATTGTTTTTATTATCAGAACTCCACTTATAGTTTACACGTGGAGTAAGGATACTACCGTGTAGTGAATTATAATCGTAACGCATTCCTAACAATACTTTGTTATTGTCGTTAAACGTGATTTCGTCTTGTATAAACAGACCTGGCAGATTGGTATGGGTTGGTTTATTTTTGTCCAAGTCGTTTGCATCTGCTGTTGCAGGCGTATTATCATCGTAATAGGTATAACGATAGGCAAGACCAGTCAATAAATCGTGTTTCCCTAATGTTTTAAACCAGGTCAATTGACCAAAAGCTATTTTCTGGTCAGCCATATATGGGGTATTGCCATAAACGGAATTTTGGTCGTGTCCGTTGGCACTGAACTGGAAAAATATCTTTTCACTTACCGGAAGCTGATAGTTACCCATCAATTCCCAACGGCTGGTATAGATGCTTTCGCCATACACTTCATCGCCTCCTCTGTATTTCTTTTCCCAATTCATTTCTCCACCCCAGCGGTCCTCATATACATATCTTCCTGCCAGCGTAAATACCCTGTTGTCTTTTCTGTCAAAGCTCCATTTATTGAAAATTGAAATTCGGTTTTGCAAAGTCACATCGGTAAAATTGTCGTTGTTATTGTCAATAGGGTTGCTGTAATTGAAGTAATTTACACCCAATAGTGACTGAGCTTTTTTACCAACGCTGAACTTAGCGGCTAAATCGGCATTAACCTCTGCCCAGGTTGTTCCAAATACATCCGCAGAAATAATAGGTGCATTGCCGGGTCTTTTGGTAATAATATTAATCAAACCGCCCACGGCTTCACTACCATACAGCGTTGATGCCGGTCCTTTCACGATTTCTACACGGTCAATAAGAGCCTGTGGGATACCGCTCAATCCATATACGGTAGAAAGCCCGCTGACAATCGGCATACCGTCTATCAATATCATTGTATAAGGACCTTCTAATCCATTTATATGTATATCGCCGGTATTACATACATTACAGTTTAATTGAGGACGTACCCCATTAATATTTTGTAAGGCATCAAAAAGGGATGGTGTAGGATTAGCTTTGAAAAATTTAGAAGTATAAACTTCGACGGGTACAGGGCTTTCCAGTTTAGATACTTCTTTCCTCGTTCCGGTAATAACAACGCCTTCCAATTCTTCCGAAGATTCTTCCAACGTAAAATCTTTGGAAAGCGATTCGCTGTTTATAGTTATGGATTCCTTGTGAATGCTAAAGCTCATATGATTTACGACCACCTCCCAGGTTCCGTAAGGAATGTTTTCCAATAGGTAATTGCCCTGGTCGTCCGAAGATGTACCGATTTTTAGTTTGGGGATAGAAATGGATGCTGCATCAAGAGATGTTCCTTGTACATCCGAAATTTTCCCCGATAGCTTACCTGTCTGGGCGTAGGTTATAAAACCGGTAAGCATAATAACTGCTGTAAATAGTGTTTTGAATTTTGTCATTTTATTTTATTTTTAAAACTATATTTTTAGATTGACAAAATTAGTAAGTTAGATTGTGCTAACAAAATAAATTCTAACTTTGTTGTTAGTTGGGGCTAATATTTAATACTTTTGCTCTATGATATCACAAACGGAAGAGAATTACCTGAAGGCTATATATACACTTACCAGTTTAAAAGGTGAGGCAAGTGTTAATGACATCAGTAAACAGTTGGACATCAAAATGCCTACTGTTAACAGTATGATGAAACGGCTTGCTGAAAAAAAGTTGGTGGTTTACGAAAGCTACAAACCGCTTAAACTCACTGCTGCTGGCAAGAAACAGGCGGCACTTATTATCCGTAAGCACAGACTGACTGAAATGTACTTGGTAGAGAAGATGGGATTTGGCTGGGAAAATGTACATAATATAGCCGAGCAGATAGAACACATACAGGCTCCGGAATTTTTTGAGAAGATGGATGAGTTATTGGGCTATCCTAAAGTGGACCCGCACGGTTCCCCGATACCGGATACAGACGGCAATATCGCATCTGACCATTATGTGAAATTAAGTGATTGTAAGCCGGGAGATGTGGTTACTTTTATGGCGGTACAGCCATCCTCTGAAGAACTATTAAAATTCCTGAACAGCCGTGCGTTATCGTTGGGACTGGATATTAAGATTGAACAAATAGAAACTTTTGACAACAGTATGCGTGTCAGTTATACAGGCAAGCAAAATGAAATGTTGAGCAATCAGGTCTGCGACAAGCTGCTCGTGAGTAAAAAGACAAAAAAATAGTTGAACCTTCTCTGATGATGTTCAACTATTCGCTACTACTTAATCAATATCTACTCCTTCAAAATAATTGTCCGTTCAATGGACGTATTTTCACCTGTTAACGGCTTGCCCGAAGCATCCGTTAAAGTCAGTTTGATGGTATTTTCGCCAAGTGGCATACCTTTTATCTGATAAGGCTGCCAGTTATCCAATACAAAATTTTCTCCGTTGATAGAAGCCTGCACTTTATTTCCATCTTTGGAAAGCGTAGTATTCAACACATAAAAATCAAGCAATACAACTTCGGTGTCTTTCCCTGCATATTCTCCTTTCGGTCTGCTGTAAAAAAGCATAGGCGAAGTCTTAGTTTCTAATTCCTGGTATTTTCCGTCATTGGAAATTGCAAAATGTTTCAATACAAAAGCTGACGGTTCTTTTATGGACTCGTGATAGGAGCGGGAAAGAAAAGACAACAGGTAATGTTCGCTACCTTTTTGCAACCTTACTTCATTTTCAGGTTTGTACAATGCGGTATAGGGTGCATTATCCATAATGAAATGGATATGCTGCCCGTCGTGCGAATTGGCAAGACGATGGGCATTGTGGTCTTCAGTATGTTCTGTAAGCGTGAAATGCTCTATGCCGTAATTCACTTTGAAAGATACCGAGTCCGAATTAATTTCCTGAACCTGTATATCCCGTATTTTGAGTGTAGCATCAGGAAACGTCTTAGAATGTTCCACCGGTGTAATCGTCACTTTACTTTCGTTTGCCTGCTTGTTTTCCTTTTGTCCTTTGCTATTGCATCCAGCAAGCAATAGCAATGCAATAACGTTAATTCCTATTATTCTGAAAGCCTTATTCATCATCTATAAATTTTAAATCTGTTATCCTATGTTTTGCGACAGTGAAATATCTTTTATCGCCAGTTTTCTTTTTCTATTTTTCAGCACAAATTGCGTGTACACGAAAACAATGGCAAACAAAACACCTGTCATCAACGCCATACATCCTGCAATGGAAGCGTTAAGCCAATAAGCCAACCAATATCCGGTAAAGGAAACCAGAACGCCGATACCCACCGTAATGAGAAGCATTTTCTTTAAGTTTTCAGTCAATAGGTAAGCCGTTGCAGGCGGTCCGATAAGAAAAGTAATGACCAATATCGCTCCCACAGATTCAAAGGCACTTACAGTGGTAAAGGATACTGCCGCCATCAGGAGATAATGCCACAATGCGGTAGAAATGCCTATAGCCGCAGCAAAAGACGGGTCAAACGAGGTTAGCTTCAGTTCTTTGTAGCCGAAATAAATAAACAATACCACGAGGAGCAGCACTACCGAAAGGATATATACCGGTTTGGGACCAATGCTTGTGCCGTCTGGAAGTATCCAGAGATTAATAGGTACGTAAGCAAGTTCTCCGTAGAGTACACAATCTTGGTCAAGGTCTATCTTTCCGGCAAAAGTGCTGATAAGAATGATGCCTACCGCAAACATAAAGGTAAAGACAATGCCAATAGAAGCATCGGTCTGTAAACGGGCTTTGCGGTGCAGGTATTCGATGATGAATGTCGCTAATAACCCCGTGGCTCCTGCACCAAGAAGCATCGGAAGCGTATCACGGCTACCGCTCCATAAGAAAGCGATAACAATGCCAGGCAATACGGCGTGGCTGATGGCATCGCCTACCATACTCATTTTGCGGAGTATGAGGAAACTGCCCAGCAGTCCGCAGGAAATAGCCACCAGTGCTCCGGTTAATATTATCCAAAATGCTATCATTTTATCTGTTTGTATTACTTCGGTATCACCGTTCCGTGCGGGTCAGTGTCCGGGTTGTCCAAATATTTTTCCAGTTGTTTTTCGAGTTCGGGCGTGATGTAATGCTCCATTTCCTCGGCATTGTCGTG
The DNA window shown above is from Sphingobacterium thalpophilum and carries:
- a CDS encoding ORF6N domain-containing protein — its product is MENKPTVIPKEINNLIYTIRGKQVMLDSDLATLYQVETKILNKAVKRNIERFPDKFCFQLTEEESDFLRFQIGTSNVGRGGRRYLPYVFTEQGIAMLSAVLRSDVAVRVSIEIMDAFVEMRRMLMSNASLFHRLDKIEIRQLETDQKIEEIFKALESDKLHSEKGIFYNGQVFDAYTFVSDIIRSAESSIILLDNYVDDTVLTLLGKRSTNVTATIYTKSISNQLRLDLQRYNSQYPSIEVEIFSDAHDRFLIIDGTELYHIGASLKDLGKKWFAFSRMDIEVGRMLQILNK
- a CDS encoding histone H1: MKELIEKISTSFETLKADAELQAEKGNKAAGTRARKTSLELEKLLKEFRKASLEASKV
- a CDS encoding DUF1896 domain-containing protein yields the protein MSTQQKDLSYYRLRLQEHLNSSFPEKAHDHKFIDQRSSWAANAYEGAFRSGNTIEHCNEIANYILFEGLHFSKFDTVFQVVCNEFDTIMADEELRPFALKMFPVCEAVFSKYQLTDDFAYGYEFDVLYTELTGTIAIWIQENGLQ
- a CDS encoding N-6 DNA methylase, whose translation is MGFSKKQHIQQNIDALRIAFKLEKEKRQATAEERLLMMQYSGFGGLKFVLNPIANEIDINHWRKTEHDLFPITQELHQLLKENSTDEKQYRRYVDSMKSSVLTAFYTPPEVINAISSTLRDSGLNIDKFLDPSAGIGSFVQSFAESQTKVTAYEKDLLTGKILKHLYPESNIRVSGFEEISEKEHNAYDVIASNIPFGDTSVFDLSFSRSKDSAKIQAARSIHNYFFLKGNDMLREGGLQAFITSQGILNSPKNEPIRRALMENNNLVSVVRLPNNLFTEYAGTEVGSDLIILQKNTAKQSLTETEELFCQSKQTKYNTPSNAYFQNGTRVIHTDRKIDTDPYGQPAIIYTHKDGVAGIAKDLKQMLSEDFGKHLSLDLYKGERNDEPIVQIPVQSTPPVIEREIIQPEQPRFTPPNIVQESPQELTQLSIFDLFENMSEPVMAVAPPKRTTQAKRQTVNKRRGAIGRQTDLFGGAMQQPYTPPAPNGTVNRTSQANGNKREVIGDLFSQQNGNGQADKPAIPVAVPDTIPEPALYSQELQPYHRNDCLVVDNGWVGHLQEVDKENGTAMFHPLQLPSAQRARAEAYIAVRDTYNDLYQKEAEKQTEHKEEREKLNSLYDAFVKEYSNLNSADNIKLIKTDSAGKEIPYLERVKGGIVQKADIFSHPVSFSTTTLATDNPQEALAASLNKFGTVDLDYMSEISNMTSDALKEHLHGRIFYNPLEKEYEIAERWIAGNVVEKAKEIRTYVEQNPEDKEARQSLTVLEEARPRRIEFEELDFNLGERWIPTGVYAKFASHLFDADVKIHYSDSSDDFSVICNQGNQNIWVKYAVKAESRTFDGVALLKHALVNTTPDITKKIKVGDQEVKVKDMEAIQMANSKIDEIRTAFTDWLHAQSDEFKTRLTDQYNDTFNCFVRPNYDGSHQDFAGLDRKALGIEDLYNSQKDTVWMIKLNNGAICDHEVGAGKTLVMCTAAQEMKRLGLAHKPMIIGLKSNVHEIAEAYRTAYPHAKILFPGKEDFTPQKRLRIFGDIKNNDWDCVILTHDQFGMIPQSPEIQKEILEIELDNVERNLYAMEADGAEVTRGMLAGAIKRKDNLEVKLKTLQHDIENRKDDIVDFKMMGIDHLFIDESHQFKNLMFNTRHSRVAGLGNVDGSQKAMNLLFAIRTIQERTDADMGATFLSGTTISNSLTELYLLFKYLRPRALEKQGINCFDAWAAIYARKTTDYEFSVANNIVAKERFRYFIKVPELAQFYSEITDYRTAKDIGIDRPEKKEILYNIPPTPDQAEFIQNLMEFAKSGDATLLGRHPLSKSEEKAKMLIATDYARKMSLDMRMVSGIYEDHPDNKASHCANNIAKYYNKYNAQKGTQFVFSDLGTYKPNEWNVYSEIKRKLVEDHDIPANEVRFIQEAKTDKQRKELIKGMNEGKIRVLFGSTSMLGTGVNAQKRAVAVHHLDTPWRPSDLAQRDGRAIRKGNEIAKHFADNKLDVIIYAVEKSLDSYKFNLLFNKQLFIDQLKSNNLGKRTIDEGSMDEKSGMNFSEYVAILSGNTDLLDKARVEKQIAGLESEKQAFTRSKYSAKSKLENYTEEFNAAQSRLNRMTTDWDNLQQRIQKRQDGKILNPVQLDGLSPNANVKQIGTKLNEISDKARTGGDYQEIGSLYGFQLLVKTEISQKDGVDIRVNRFFIQGEGNIKYNHNFGVIAKDPETASLNFLRALEKLPSYMAKERESIANYQKDIPILQEVVNGTWSKENRLSELKTELAAIERKIQLSITPEPKEDAVEQTEKQKETQKVSESIVRTKGIHLPRGVL
- a CDS encoding RteC domain-containing protein, producing the protein MDVTYNKILHKLEHDIQDIEIESEHSIQRIEIIIELIVKSLSEVKEYVLKNGFKNTDAEIHFFKHQKPAIVAKLIYYNAIYKIETKKPNETKAIRKHFNEELRKLKKYFDNNIEFYKYYRTNNTFIDEKLFLRGKHDIKLSLDTVYFETDHRFSTSHDYKAAKIIANDLIQVYIEDQLNNNNQRKSRYHASLNWAESKTALTELIYALHSQGAFGNADIIAIAKTFENTFNISLGDFYHTFMELKSRKINRTKFLDSLRDALIRKMDEEDEK
- a CDS encoding thioredoxin family protein; translation: MSLVNRFGLVIIMVFFLGSIATAQMKTFAIEDVDSLMLKKEKPILILLSTDWCKYCQMQKNQLEKNKDFLMQSDKFYYVIFNAEGKDDIVFQQKTFQYKPTGLSSGIHELAVALNGSEKVAFPTWVLLDTKYQVLFRYNGVLKPLEIKELLKAIEASR